A genomic region of Salinibacter pepae contains the following coding sequences:
- a CDS encoding thiolase family protein yields MRDVYIAAAARTPMGRLGGALKAHSPVDLAAPVMRAALDRAGVDGGGLDLYIFGNVLRAGQGQLVPRQAALQAGIPESVDGYAVDMVCASSMMSIMNGATMIKAGEADLILAGGTEAMSDAGFYLDSGARWGYTFSPGGEQLQDVMHRDGLSDPETGTAMGEQTERLCAEHGIGRAALDEIAATSQQRAAEATDAGRFDDEIAPVEYDTRSGPETLETDEGIRPDTTAEGLANLGPAFAEDGVLTAGNSSQISDGAAAVLLASADAVDAHGLTPLAKVHRGGWSARESWRFPEAPIPAVHNVLDATDTTLDDYDLFENNEAFAINNILFHRELDVPYDRLNVHGGAIALGHPIGASGTRITVTLLHALRQHDGTMGMASICHGTGGGVALAIERTT; encoded by the coding sequence ATGCGTGACGTTTATATTGCCGCGGCCGCCCGAACCCCGATGGGGCGCCTCGGCGGGGCCCTTAAAGCCCACTCGCCTGTCGACCTCGCCGCGCCGGTCATGCGCGCGGCGCTCGACCGTGCCGGGGTCGATGGGGGCGGGCTCGATCTGTACATCTTCGGCAATGTGCTTCGGGCAGGGCAGGGCCAGCTGGTGCCGCGTCAGGCGGCGCTCCAGGCGGGCATCCCCGAGAGCGTCGACGGGTACGCCGTGGACATGGTGTGTGCCTCCAGCATGATGTCGATCATGAACGGGGCGACGATGATCAAGGCCGGGGAGGCCGATCTTATTCTGGCGGGGGGCACCGAGGCGATGTCCGACGCGGGCTTCTACCTGGATTCCGGGGCGCGGTGGGGCTACACGTTTTCGCCGGGGGGGGAGCAGCTGCAGGACGTCATGCACCGCGACGGCCTCAGCGACCCGGAGACCGGCACCGCCATGGGCGAGCAGACCGAACGGCTCTGTGCGGAGCACGGCATCGGGCGGGCGGCGCTCGACGAGATTGCGGCCACTTCCCAGCAACGGGCCGCGGAGGCGACGGACGCCGGCCGTTTTGACGATGAGATTGCCCCGGTGGAGTACGACACGCGCTCGGGGCCCGAGACGCTGGAGACGGACGAGGGCATCCGCCCGGACACGACGGCGGAGGGGCTCGCGAACCTGGGGCCGGCCTTCGCGGAGGACGGCGTGTTGACGGCGGGCAACAGCAGCCAAATCTCCGACGGGGCCGCGGCGGTGCTCCTTGCCAGCGCCGATGCGGTGGACGCGCACGGCCTCACGCCGCTCGCAAAGGTGCATCGCGGGGGCTGGTCGGCGCGCGAGTCGTGGCGCTTTCCGGAGGCCCCCATTCCGGCGGTTCACAACGTGCTCGACGCCACCGACACCACGCTCGACGACTACGACCTCTTCGAAAACAACGAGGCCTTTGCGATCAACAACATCCTCTTCCACCGCGAGCTCGACGTGCCGTACGACCGGTTGAACGTGCACGGCGGCGCGATCGCGCTCGGCCACCCTATTGGGGCGTCGGGAACGCGAATTACGGTGACGCTCCTCCACGCCCTCCGGCAGCACGACGGCACGATGGGCATGGCCTCCATCTGCCACGGGACGGGGGGCGGCGTGGCGCTGGCGATCGAGCGGACCACTTGA
- a CDS encoding DNA-3-methyladenine glycosylase, producing MEPLPASFFNRPTVSVARDLLGARLVHEAPTGTRLVGRIVETEAYTEDDPACHASHLSRDPETGEVVGQGRGQDLFAAPGTAYVYLIYGVHWLLNVVTEPEGTAGAVLVRAVEPEEGLQDMRTERGVDRRVDLTNGPGKLTEAFGIDGEFHQTRLTARPLFFADGDSVGDEQVARSSRIGISRGVERPWRWYVAANRFVSPASPSG from the coding sequence ATGGAGCCTCTTCCCGCGTCCTTCTTCAACCGGCCTACGGTCTCCGTTGCCCGGGACCTGCTGGGCGCCCGTCTCGTCCACGAGGCCCCGACCGGCACCCGCCTCGTCGGGCGGATCGTGGAGACGGAGGCCTATACGGAGGACGACCCGGCCTGCCACGCCTCGCACCTCTCGCGTGATCCGGAGACCGGTGAAGTGGTCGGTCAGGGGCGGGGCCAGGACCTGTTCGCCGCGCCGGGCACCGCGTACGTGTACCTTATCTACGGCGTCCACTGGCTCCTCAACGTGGTGACGGAACCGGAGGGAACGGCGGGCGCGGTGCTGGTCCGGGCGGTGGAGCCCGAGGAGGGCCTCCAGGACATGCGGACGGAGCGGGGCGTCGACCGCAGGGTGGATTTGACGAACGGGCCCGGGAAGCTCACCGAGGCGTTCGGCATTGACGGCGAGTTTCACCAGACGCGCCTGACGGCCCGTCCGCTGTTCTTTGCCGACGGGGACTCCGTGGGCGACGAACAGGTGGCCCGGTCCTCACGCATCGGCATCTCCAGGGGGGTGGAGCGCCCCTGGCGGTGGTACGTGGCGGCGAACCGGTTCGTCTCCCCGGCCAGCCCGAGTGGATAA
- the alaS gene encoding alanine--tRNA ligase — MPHAPMNPHLQSSADPSRSSEEIRQDFLQFFQAKGHEVVSSASLVPEGDGTLLFTNAGMNQFKDVFLGTGQRSYARAVDTQKCLRVSGKHNDLEEVGHDTYHHTFFEMLGNWSFGDYFKAEAIRWAWELLVERWGLAPDRLYATVHEGDDDFGLSADAEAYDLWLSETPLPEERVLYEPSKENFWMMGDTGPCGPCSELHVDLRPPEARQETPGRELVNVDHPQVMELWNLVFIQYNAQTDGSLEPLDDQHVDTGMGFERMVAVLQGKESTYDTDLFAPLLQAMADRSPREEIRGYDDLHIEDDDEHERVRTALRVVADHIRAIAFAISDGVMPSNEGRGYVIRRILRRAVRYGYQTLELEEPFLHRLVGPLIEKMGGPFDGLAEQQEFIEQTIRSEEESFLETLGTGIEFFERVVPHVADFQDTDGEASDRLLGALREDAQAMDLLEKAYVDTDDENDILRSFARTARGGTLPGQIAFLLHDTYGFPIDLTRLMARERDLEVDMEGYETLMDRQQERARAASDFAVDQSDVQAWQSVSQGEASVFVGYDQASVDDAEMRAVRVVETDEGQQYEVELSHTPFYAEAGGQVGDTGTLRFGDESVQVLDTQREGERIAHTVDTLPEPLDGPVEAVVDAERRAHIRAHHTATHLMHAVLRETLGEHVQQKGSLVAPDRLRFDFSHFDAVDEDTLRHIERRVNTVIQQNIPKQEARDVPIDEALDRGATALFDEQYGDRVRVITFDPDFSMELCGGTHVDATGEIGLFRFVSEGSVASGVRRVEAVAGTAALEHVESELETLARARRQFRSLHTSLPEAIAEVQEERDRLAGEVDQLRRGQLSDQLDAFIAENAASVDGITVVTGRLDRASMDDLQELGQQFRDKLGEGAVGVLGSVGEDGEKAYVVATVADDLVDDGALRAGDLVGTLGDRLGGGGGGRPSLASAGGRDPEALDTVLDGVPALVRDRLE, encoded by the coding sequence ATGCCCCACGCCCCGATGAACCCGCACCTCCAGTCGTCCGCCGATCCGTCCCGCTCCTCCGAAGAAATCCGCCAGGACTTTCTGCAGTTCTTTCAGGCGAAGGGCCACGAGGTCGTTTCCAGTGCGTCCCTCGTGCCGGAGGGGGACGGCACCCTGCTTTTCACAAATGCCGGGATGAACCAGTTCAAGGACGTGTTCCTCGGGACCGGCCAGCGGTCGTATGCACGGGCCGTCGACACGCAGAAGTGCCTGCGGGTCTCCGGCAAGCACAACGACCTGGAGGAGGTGGGGCACGACACGTACCACCACACCTTCTTCGAGATGCTGGGCAACTGGAGCTTCGGCGACTACTTCAAGGCCGAGGCCATCCGGTGGGCCTGGGAGCTCCTCGTGGAGCGGTGGGGCCTGGCGCCGGACCGACTGTACGCCACGGTGCACGAGGGCGACGATGACTTTGGCCTGTCGGCCGACGCGGAGGCGTACGACCTGTGGCTTTCGGAGACGCCCCTCCCGGAAGAGCGGGTCCTCTACGAACCGTCCAAGGAAAACTTCTGGATGATGGGCGACACCGGCCCCTGCGGTCCGTGCTCGGAACTTCACGTGGACCTGCGCCCCCCCGAGGCCCGACAAGAGACGCCGGGGCGGGAGCTGGTGAACGTCGACCACCCGCAGGTGATGGAGCTGTGGAATCTCGTCTTTATTCAGTACAACGCACAGACCGACGGCAGCCTGGAGCCGCTCGACGACCAGCACGTGGATACGGGGATGGGCTTTGAGCGGATGGTGGCCGTGCTGCAGGGCAAGGAATCGACGTACGACACGGACCTCTTCGCGCCGCTCCTGCAGGCGATGGCCGACCGTTCCCCGCGCGAGGAAATTCGGGGCTACGATGACCTGCACATCGAAGACGACGACGAGCACGAGCGGGTGCGCACTGCCCTCCGCGTGGTGGCCGATCACATCCGCGCCATCGCCTTCGCCATCTCCGACGGCGTGATGCCGAGCAACGAGGGGCGGGGATACGTCATCCGCCGCATCCTGCGCCGTGCCGTCCGCTACGGCTACCAGACCCTCGAGCTGGAGGAGCCGTTTCTGCACCGCCTCGTCGGCCCGCTGATTGAGAAGATGGGCGGCCCGTTCGACGGGCTCGCCGAGCAGCAGGAGTTTATCGAGCAGACGATCCGGTCCGAAGAGGAGAGCTTCCTGGAGACCCTGGGCACGGGCATCGAGTTCTTCGAGCGTGTGGTGCCCCACGTTGCCGACTTCCAAGACACGGACGGGGAGGCGAGCGACCGTCTTCTCGGCGCGCTTCGTGAGGACGCCCAGGCGATGGATCTGCTGGAGAAGGCGTACGTCGACACCGACGACGAGAACGACATCCTGCGCAGCTTTGCCCGTACGGCCCGCGGGGGGACGCTGCCGGGACAGATCGCGTTTCTCCTCCACGACACGTACGGATTCCCGATTGACCTCACGCGGCTCATGGCCCGCGAGCGCGACCTGGAGGTGGACATGGAGGGGTACGAAACCCTGATGGACCGGCAGCAGGAGCGTGCACGCGCCGCCTCCGACTTTGCGGTCGACCAGAGCGACGTACAGGCCTGGCAGTCGGTGTCGCAGGGAGAGGCGTCTGTCTTCGTCGGGTACGATCAGGCGTCCGTGGACGACGCCGAGATGCGTGCGGTGCGGGTGGTCGAGACCGACGAGGGCCAGCAGTACGAGGTGGAGTTGAGCCACACGCCCTTCTACGCCGAGGCGGGGGGACAGGTGGGGGACACCGGCACGCTTCGATTTGGGGACGAGTCGGTGCAGGTGCTCGACACACAGCGCGAGGGCGAGCGCATCGCGCACACGGTGGACACCCTGCCGGAGCCTCTGGACGGGCCGGTGGAGGCAGTGGTGGATGCGGAGCGCCGCGCCCACATTCGCGCCCATCACACCGCCACGCACCTGATGCACGCCGTCCTGCGCGAGACACTGGGGGAGCACGTGCAGCAGAAAGGATCGCTCGTGGCCCCGGACCGACTCCGATTCGACTTTAGCCACTTCGATGCGGTCGACGAGGATACCCTGCGTCACATCGAGCGTCGAGTGAACACCGTGATTCAACAAAACATCCCGAAGCAGGAGGCGCGCGACGTGCCCATCGACGAGGCGCTGGACCGCGGCGCGACGGCCCTGTTCGACGAGCAGTACGGGGACCGGGTGCGCGTCATCACCTTCGACCCGGACTTCTCCATGGAGTTGTGCGGGGGGACCCACGTTGACGCCACCGGTGAGATTGGGCTCTTCCGGTTCGTGTCCGAAGGCTCGGTCGCCTCGGGCGTGCGTCGCGTGGAGGCCGTGGCCGGGACGGCGGCGCTGGAGCACGTGGAGTCTGAGCTGGAGACGCTGGCGCGGGCGCGTCGGCAGTTTCGGTCGCTGCATACGTCCCTGCCGGAGGCCATCGCGGAGGTGCAGGAGGAGCGCGACCGCCTGGCGGGCGAGGTCGACCAGCTGCGCCGCGGCCAGCTTTCGGACCAGTTGGACGCCTTTATCGCCGAGAACGCAGCCTCAGTGGACGGGATCACGGTGGTTACCGGCCGGCTCGACCGGGCAAGCATGGACGACCTGCAGGAACTGGGCCAGCAGTTCCGCGACAAGCTGGGGGAGGGGGCTGTTGGGGTTCTCGGCAGTGTGGGGGAGGACGGAGAGAAGGCGTACGTGGTGGCCACCGTGGCCGATGACCTCGTCGACGACGGGGCGTTGCGGGCCGGAGATCTCGTCGGGACGCTGGGCGACCGGCTCGGTGGCGGCGGCGGCGGGCGCCCGTCCCTGGCGTCGGCCGGCGGGCGCGACCCCGAGGCCCTCGACACAGTGCTGGATGGCGTTCCGGCCCTCGTCCGCGATCGCTTGGAGTAG
- a CDS encoding tyrosine-type recombinase/integrase, producing MASLVEQNGYYYAQFYESSRSPRRKKVPLKTKKKRPARRLLGRMEDRYATGEYDPWTDGRQHELFGWEPEPSRNLSTLGAAREAFLEDRSHLRPETIRTYEEVLRLFVGFHGKSASVRSLKASDIEAWISSTDELADATKRKYVKHVGYLVRYLVEEGWMEEDITKEVDLPKAIEQPPRALTEKHQRKLIQAIQAHHQSGARDGRCNTYPELLLLVRLNPLMGLRANELIHLRWKDRASESGMTVDLEAKTAHITNTAEFTTKPGRGRTLPLPDRAVRLLEQASEHRLEGCPYVYHTGGEKLKYSALSHAFCRFRKAASLPDWVQVHSTRHAYATRLAQAGTPINVISRFMGHSSTAVTEQYMHASPKQGHRHVNDAFGS from the coding sequence ATGGCTTCTTTGGTCGAGCAAAACGGGTACTATTACGCCCAATTCTACGAGTCCAGCCGATCCCCTCGGCGCAAGAAAGTCCCCCTCAAGACGAAGAAGAAACGCCCCGCCCGTCGCCTTCTGGGGCGCATGGAAGATAGGTACGCGACCGGGGAGTACGATCCCTGGACCGACGGCAGGCAGCATGAACTGTTTGGTTGGGAGCCCGAACCGAGTCGCAACCTTTCGACCCTCGGTGCTGCCCGAGAAGCGTTCCTGGAGGATCGGTCCCACCTACGGCCCGAAACCATTAGGACCTACGAGGAAGTCCTTCGTCTCTTCGTCGGCTTCCATGGGAAGAGCGCTTCCGTCCGCTCGTTGAAGGCCAGCGATATTGAGGCCTGGATCTCCAGCACGGACGAGCTGGCCGATGCCACGAAGCGGAAGTACGTCAAGCACGTGGGCTACCTCGTTCGATACCTGGTCGAGGAAGGGTGGATGGAGGAGGACATCACCAAAGAGGTGGACCTCCCGAAGGCCATCGAGCAGCCGCCACGGGCCCTTACCGAGAAGCACCAGCGAAAGCTGATCCAGGCTATCCAGGCCCACCATCAGTCCGGGGCCCGAGATGGCCGCTGCAACACGTACCCAGAGCTTCTGCTTCTGGTGCGTCTCAACCCTCTGATGGGGCTTCGCGCAAACGAGCTGATCCACCTTCGATGGAAGGACCGTGCCAGCGAGTCGGGCATGACCGTGGACCTCGAAGCGAAGACGGCTCACATCACCAACACCGCGGAGTTCACCACCAAGCCGGGACGGGGGCGTACGCTTCCTCTCCCGGACAGGGCCGTCAGATTGCTCGAGCAAGCTTCGGAGCATCGATTGGAGGGCTGCCCCTACGTATACCACACCGGCGGCGAGAAGCTTAAGTACTCGGCCCTGTCGCACGCCTTCTGCCGGTTCAGGAAGGCAGCGAGCCTTCCAGATTGGGTCCAGGTCCATTCGACACGCCACGCCTACGCAACCCGACTCGCACAAGCGGGAACCCCCATCAACGTCATCTCCCGGTTCATGGGGCACTCGTCCACCGCCGTCACTGAGCAGTACATGCACGCCAGCCCGAAGCAAGGCCATAGGCACGTGAACGACGCATTCGGAAGCTAA
- a CDS encoding RNA-guided endonuclease InsQ/TnpB family protein, with the protein MYLTRKKKLGQSEKLDEIARACGDVWTDTVTWFWRTVSRQGVWLSKSQMMQWMCTRKINTEKQSNVFEHPDMEVFAGKRENPAATVESRYNIAQNTAQNVVREFFNALDSWRERDKPDAKPPFKPKRHYKASWKYTQIRLRDDGVLRLSTGRGNEPVLIDWPHPEPKRVEIGWDGEQYEARVQYPVEPNREPKGDKVAGIDLGEVHLATATTGERTWLFNGRHLRSLRRYQNKTKATLQSKIDTKEKGSRRWQRLVTSKKKQLSSLRNQIRDVLHKLSRRLVETLYQEGVSTLVVGDVRDIRDGLDYGAKGNQRLHQWAHGAFRHMLTYKAELAGMEVELEPECDTTKTCPSCGTKNPTRGRKYRCSSCHAAFHRDEVGALNIREKYLDGDGWQDGYLSSPVVAGQGLTAAPPETSDETEAHSSPRGGKTDQPSPFASGEAAAPSVTRETSHERVTTHPAGVRYRPHMDCGGDGSPAISSQG; encoded by the coding sequence ATGTACCTGACGAGAAAGAAAAAGCTGGGGCAATCTGAGAAGCTGGACGAGATCGCGCGGGCCTGTGGGGACGTGTGGACCGACACGGTGACGTGGTTTTGGCGAACGGTCAGTCGACAGGGTGTCTGGTTAAGTAAGAGCCAGATGATGCAGTGGATGTGTACCCGTAAGATCAACACCGAGAAGCAGAGCAACGTCTTTGAGCACCCCGATATGGAGGTGTTTGCGGGGAAACGGGAAAACCCCGCGGCCACGGTCGAAAGCCGGTATAACATCGCTCAGAACACCGCACAGAACGTCGTCAGGGAGTTCTTCAACGCCCTCGATTCCTGGCGTGAGCGAGACAAACCCGATGCCAAACCGCCGTTCAAACCGAAGCGACACTACAAGGCGAGCTGGAAATACACACAGATCAGGCTTCGAGATGACGGTGTACTGCGACTTTCAACGGGGAGGGGCAACGAACCCGTCCTGATCGATTGGCCACATCCGGAGCCCAAGCGCGTCGAGATTGGCTGGGATGGGGAGCAGTACGAGGCTCGCGTGCAGTATCCAGTAGAGCCTAATCGGGAACCGAAAGGAGACAAGGTGGCCGGAATTGATCTTGGAGAAGTGCACCTTGCGACGGCCACCACCGGGGAGAGAACCTGGCTCTTCAATGGGCGCCATCTGCGAAGCCTGCGCCGCTACCAGAACAAGACCAAGGCCACTCTGCAATCAAAGATTGACACCAAAGAGAAGGGATCGCGACGGTGGCAGAGGCTCGTCACCTCAAAGAAGAAACAGCTTTCGTCCCTTCGCAACCAGATCCGAGACGTCCTGCACAAGCTGTCGCGTCGGTTAGTGGAGACCCTGTATCAAGAGGGGGTGTCTACGCTGGTGGTCGGTGACGTGCGGGACATCCGTGACGGTTTGGACTACGGGGCGAAAGGCAACCAGCGCCTTCACCAGTGGGCCCATGGCGCGTTTCGGCACATGTTGACCTATAAAGCGGAGCTGGCGGGGATGGAGGTCGAGTTGGAGCCGGAGTGCGACACCACGAAAACGTGCCCGTCGTGTGGCACAAAAAATCCAACCAGGGGACGGAAGTACAGATGCTCCTCTTGCCACGCGGCGTTTCATCGAGACGAGGTGGGGGCGCTCAACATTAGAGAGAAGTATCTGGACGGAGACGGGTGGCAAGATGGCTACCTGTCGAGTCCAGTAGTTGCCGGTCAGGGCCTTACGGCTGCGCCTCCCGAGACATCGGACGAAACGGAGGCGCATAGCTCGCCGAGAGGCGGTAAGACCGACCAGCCTAGCCCCTTTGCGTCGGGCGAGGCTGCGGCACCCTCAGTGACGCGAGAAACCTCGCACGAGCGGGTCACGACCCATCCCGCAGGTGTGCGGTATCGGCCGCACATGGACTGCGGAGGGGACGGGTCCCCTGCCATTTCGTCGCAGGGGTGA
- a CDS encoding helix-turn-helix domain-containing protein: MKQSNRRPSHDLSFLSPKEVADELGVTPRTVYNWIYSEEIDATKIGGVWRISATSLRRRMEEEG; the protein is encoded by the coding sequence ATGAAGCAATCCAACCGACGGCCATCACATGACCTTTCCTTTCTCTCCCCGAAGGAAGTTGCCGATGAGTTAGGAGTTACGCCCCGGACAGTCTACAACTGGATCTATTCTGAGGAGATAGATGCCACTAAGATTGGTGGAGTATGGCGAATTTCTGCGACATCCCTCAGGCGTAGGATGGAAGAGGAGGGCTGA